From Vicinamibacterales bacterium, the proteins below share one genomic window:
- a CDS encoding histidine kinase: MRKVWTPPWAWVCGAVMVLGLFSFLQAYRQTQINARPGMTIMAGKLLILNLALWSIPALLMPAVVWAARRFPFDTGHKLRAVLAHAVGALTFASTHILGLIAVRFLLYEAGGKSPVVPWTRYFQNRIFEQLDASLMIYAVIVGVSHAIAYYHESQERKLRAAQLETRLVEARLKTLEAELHPHFLFNTLHAISTLVHRDPESADRMISRLSDLLRITFDRTGEPKVSLKEEIDFLQKYLDIEQTRFQDRLTVSVTVDPDALDGEVPRMILQPIVENAIKHGIAGRNGGDSVHITAGCENGRLWMQVRDNGGGLQVRTLKALRTGVGLSNTRARLDCLYGRHYRLEFTDKHGGLSVLIEIPFQRVNVAGQPAAAFRVA; the protein is encoded by the coding sequence ATGCGGAAAGTCTGGACGCCCCCCTGGGCCTGGGTCTGCGGCGCCGTGATGGTGCTCGGCCTGTTCTCGTTCCTGCAGGCGTATCGCCAGACCCAGATCAACGCGCGGCCCGGCATGACGATCATGGCGGGCAAGCTGCTGATCCTCAACCTGGCGTTGTGGAGCATCCCGGCGCTGCTGATGCCGGCCGTGGTGTGGGCGGCGCGGCGCTTTCCGTTCGACACCGGGCACAAGCTGCGCGCCGTGCTGGCGCACGCGGTCGGCGCCCTCACCTTTGCGTCCACGCACATTCTCGGCCTGATCGCGGTGCGCTTCCTGCTGTACGAGGCGGGGGGCAAGTCGCCGGTCGTGCCGTGGACGCGGTACTTCCAGAACCGGATCTTCGAACAGCTCGACGCGAGCCTGATGATCTACGCGGTCATCGTCGGCGTCAGCCATGCGATCGCCTACTACCACGAGTCGCAGGAACGGAAGCTGCGGGCGGCGCAGCTCGAGACGCGGCTGGTGGAGGCGCGGCTGAAGACGCTCGAGGCGGAGCTGCACCCGCACTTCCTCTTCAACACCCTGCACGCCATCTCCACGCTCGTGCATCGCGACCCCGAGTCGGCCGACCGCATGATCAGCCGGCTCAGCGATCTGCTGCGGATCACGTTCGATCGCACCGGCGAGCCGAAGGTCTCGCTGAAGGAAGAGATCGATTTCCTGCAGAAGTACCTGGACATCGAACAGACGCGCTTCCAGGATCGTCTCACCGTCAGCGTGACCGTCGATCCCGACGCGCTCGACGGCGAGGTGCCGCGGATGATCCTGCAGCCGATCGTCGAGAACGCGATCAAGCACGGCATCGCCGGCCGCAACGGCGGCGACAGCGTCCACATCACCGCCGGCTGCGAGAACGGGCGGCTGTGGATGCAGGTGCGCGACAACGGCGGCGGCCTGCAGGTGCGGACGCTGAAGGCGCTGCGCACCGGCGTCGGCCTGTCGAACACGCGCGCCCGGCTCGACTGCCTCTACGGCCGCCATTACCGGCTCGAGTTCACGGACAAACACGGCGGACTCTCGGTGCTGATCGAGATTCCTTTCCAGCGCGTCAACGTCGCCGGCCAGCCCGCCGCCGCGTTCCGCGTCGCATAG